Proteins from a single region of Oreochromis niloticus isolate F11D_XX linkage group LG7, O_niloticus_UMD_NMBU, whole genome shotgun sequence:
- the june gene encoding junE proto-oncogene, AP-1 transcription factor subunit translates to MTAKMETPFYHDDSPAVPGFSQIAEYERYSGNKMLMSKKAMSMAGSHHFPSGGGAGGRGGNPNNLGLASNSSLMTSAASSAGSSADMNLLKLASPDLEHLIIQSNQGLVTTSPVPNSTNPFMYRNQATNEQEGFADGFVKALADLHKQNQLVGGGPMSPPSSSSVSLQASYQRNLMSGGDMPIYTNLSSYNPGQMPYSGGQMAYGGGSGHGGGGAPQPHPRGLDAPQTVPEVPHPAGDPTSPPSLSPIDLETQERIKAERKKLRNRIAASKCRKRKLERISRLEEKVKVLKSQNSDLASTAAMLREQVAQLKQKVMSHVTNGCQISVSSSAASKAGGGGTGSEDSSC, encoded by the coding sequence ATGACGGCCAAGATGGAGACTCCTTTCTACCACGATGACTCCCCTGCAGTGCCCGGCTTCAGCCAGATCGCCGAATACGAGCGCTACTCAGGAAACAAGATGCTGATGAGTAAGAAGGCCATGTCAATGGCAGGAAGTCACCACTTCCCCAGTGGTGGCGGAGCAGGAGGGAGGGGTGGGAACCCCAACAACCTGGGGCTGGCTAGCAACAGCTCCTTGATGACATCAGCAGCGTCCTCTGCAGGATCCTCAGCAGACATGAACCTGCTAAAGCTGGCGTCCCCCGATCTGGAGCACCTGATCATTCAATCCAACCAGGGGCTGGTCACCACCAGCCCGGTGCCAAACTCCACCAATCCCTTCATGTACCGCAACCAGGCCACCAACGAGCAAGAAGGATTTGCTGATGGCTTTGTCAAGGCGCTGGCGGACCTTCACAAGCAGAACCAGCTGGTTGGAGGTGGGCCCATGTCTCCGCCTTCATCCTCTAGCGTCTCCCTGCAGGCGTCCTACCAGAGGAATCTGATGTCAGGTGGAGATATGCCCATCTACACAAACCTGAGCAGCTACAACCCGGGCCAGATGCCATACTCCGGAGGGCAGATGGCGTATGGTGGAGGCTCAGGCCACGGTGGAGGTGGAGCACCTCAGCCCCACCCTCGAGGCCTGGATGCCCCCCAGACTGTCCCTGAGGTCCCTCATCCTGCAGGGGACCCCACCTCGCCACCGTCGCTCTCGCCAATCGACCTGGAGACACAGGAGCGAATCAAAGCAGAACGCAAGAAACTTCGCAACCGCATCGCCGCATCCAAATGTCGCAAGCGGAAGCTGGAGCGCATCTCACGGCTGGAGGAGAAGGTGAAAGTCCTGAAGAGCCAGAACTCGGACCTGGCCTCCACCGCCGCTATGCTACGGGAACAGGTCGCTCAGCTGAAACAGAAGGTCATGAGTCACGTCACAAACGGCTGCCAGATTTCTGTAAGCTCGTCAGCTGCCAGCAAGGCCGGAGGAGGAGGCACCGGCAGTGAGGACTCCAGCTGCTGA